One region of Brachyhypopomus gauderio isolate BG-103 unplaced genomic scaffold, BGAUD_0.2 sc98, whole genome shotgun sequence genomic DNA includes:
- the ltbp3 gene encoding LOW QUALITY PROTEIN: latent-transforming growth factor beta-binding protein 3 (The sequence of the model RefSeq protein was modified relative to this genomic sequence to represent the inferred CDS: deleted 1 base in 1 codon), protein MSSVMLSRVLLVWLALQRLAPCAERVSTRERFRVVIAPLICKRTCVGGQCRDTCEQGNNTTLIGENGQSADTLTGHGFRVVVCPLTCVNGGVCSNRTHCLCPPGFTGRLCQFPLRTQASRGNKQPVYTLQACTPPSSSSSSSSSSSPSSIQRLFCRLLKYSVLPDESGSPAGRQQLTQFTLPLAPGGGQHSSEMQFNVRVHHTPDTSVVIHSLDQSESKPPKAGTRLPPQTHKPRGRCFQETTPKQACSSNPLPGLTNQEDCCGSVGNSWGQNKCYKCPKLPYAGKLQTIIEEFGSTCPQGYKRLNRSHCQDINECMMQGVCQNGDCLNTQGSFLCTCKNGYLLDRTRCIVSQVEQGPCYLIVTETGRCERALATNLSREICCCTVGKAWGSACQRCPQDGTASFSKICPAGKGMSYLHYRGTVSIQPFQGPVLTKSEPEIRPPEGPLQVTTPMQSSPISTHAPRVPVLIAKPTTHPIIHVHPGSDSLEAHTQVSQMDDCAVNRNICGHGVCINTQNGFICHCDAGYRPHAQRKSCVDENECDWEPCGHGRGTCINTVGSYRCNCHPGNKLLYHGKRRCVDMNECSQPDICGTGGHCINLPGTYKCECLTGFKSKSRRQPMCEDIDECLDPTVCPDAQCENTVGSYECIPCLPGHQAQGGVCYDVNECQKRGVCVNGRCENLPGTYRCVCNEGFLPEADSKGCRDINECQDNRLCANGHCVNTEGSFQCQCYPGYQPTQEGSHCEDINECERSSNCQRGRCINTMGSYRCECQKGYMLVSGRRCQDIDECEVDRRLCQPNGACENRQGGYVCVCNDGFILSEDKHSCEEVELDPNNKKECYLNLDDTVFCDSVLATNVTKQECCCSVGVGWGDHCEIYPCPVYHSAEYHSLCPVGRGFYHEEGLTEYGLPVHRDIDECVLFANEICKEGRCMNTQPGFECYCQQGFYYDSNLLECIDVDECHDESLCTNGHCVNTRGSFYCTCNAPWTPDATSKKCVFPTITGINECQDPSNCKNGHCVDTQDSYYCICTLPWTLATDRNSCVTPEEQAVMSVVTLSDVNECLDPSYCRNGRCVNTPGSFHCICAQPLTFSAALKQCVYDDRTAAHKDVCFQEVDEDLMCSMPLNDLTVTYSECCCHYGRGWGPECRTCPQRNSVIFNRLCEMHLDTESDGDGDFLAAFSNYNPERDSSEEDSDECSCANGRCVRSYLGTMCECNPGFRLDHSRTRCIDIDECVERGVRSSPCKHARCVNTIGSFKCTCKHGFVPARRPNTCVPARAS, encoded by the exons tggtgtgtcctctcacctgtgttaaCGGCGGGGTGTGTAGTAACCGGACGCACTGTCTGTGTCCGCCGGGTTTCACCGGCCGCCTGTGTCAGTTCCCGCTCCGCACACAGGCCTCCCGCGGCAACAAGCAGCCCGTCTACACCCTGCAGGCCTGTACCCCTCCctcatcatcctcctcttcatcctcatcctcctctccctcttctaTTCAAAGACTTTTTTGTAGACTTCTAAAGTACAGT GTGTTGCCAGATGAATCAGGCAGTCCAGCCGGACGGCAGCAGCTCACTCAGTTCACACTGCCCCTGGCCCCAGGGGGTGGACAACACTCCTCCGaaa tGCAGTTTAATGTTCGTGTCCATCACACACCAGACACCTCAGTTGTCATTCATTCTCTCGACCAGTCAGAGAGCAAGCCTCCCAAGGCAGGGACCCGCCTCcctccacagacacacaagccaAGGGGGCGGTGCTTTCAGGAGACCACACCCAAGCAAGCT tgTAGCAGTAACCCTCTCCCTGGGTTGACCAATCAGGAGGACTGTTGTGGCAGTGTGGGTAATTCCTGGGGCCAGAACAAATGTTACAAATGCCCCAAGCTCCCAT atgCTGGGAAGCTGCAGACGATAATAGAGGAATTTGGCTCCACATGCCCTCAAGGTTATAAAAGACTAAACAGAAGCCACTGCcaag atattaATGAGTGCATGATGCAGGGTGTTTGTCAGAACGGTGATTGTTTGAACACTCAGGGAAGCTTCCTTTGCACCTGCAAAAATGGATACCTGTTGGACCGAACACGTTGCAtag TGTCACAGGTGGAGCAGGGCCCGTGTTACCTGATCGTCACGGAGACGGGGCGCTGTGAGCGGGCCCTCGCCACCAACCTGTCACGAGAGATCTGCTGCTGTACTGTGGGCAAGGCCTGGGGTTCAGCCTGCCAGAGGTGTCCACAAGATGGCActg cCTCCTTCAGTAAGATCTGTCCTGCAGGGAAGGGAATGTCATACCTGCATTATCGTGGCACTGTGTCCATCCAGCCTTTTCAAGGCCCTGTCCTAACTAAATCTGAACCTg AGATCCGACCCCCA GAAGGGCCCCTACAGGTGACCACACCCATGCAGTCATCACCAATCAGCACACAC GCCCCTCGCGTCCCAG TTCTGATTGCTAAGCCAACGACACATCCCATAATCCACGTCCACCCGGGTAGTGATTCGCTGGAGGCTCACACGCAGGTCTCGC AAATGGACGATTGTGCAGTGAACCGGAACATCTGTGGTCATGGAGTGTGTATAAATACCCAGAACGGTTTCATATGCCACTGTGATGCTGGCTATCGCCCTCATGCCCAGAGAAAGAGCTGTGtag aTGAGAACGAGTGTGACTGGGAGCCCTGTGGCCACGGCAGGGGCACCTGCATCAACACAGTCGGCTCCTACCGCTGCAACTGCCACCCTGGCAACAAGCTGTTGTATCATGGGAAACGCCGCTGCGTGG ACATGAACGAGTGTTCGCAGCCAGACATCTGTGGTACAGGAGGACACTGTATCAACCTGCCTGGCACATACAAGTGTGAGTGCCTGACTGGCTTCAAGAGCAAGTCCCGTCGGCAACCTatgtgtgagg atATCGATGAGTGTTTAGATCCCACTGTATGTCCAGATGCTCAGTGTGAGAATACAGTTGGATCATATGAGTGTATACCCTGTCTGCCTGGACACCAGGCACAAGGAGGAGTGTGTTatg ATGTGAACGAGTGCCagaagagaggagtgtgtgtgaacggCCGCTGTGAGAACCTGCCTGGGACGTaccggtgtgtgtgtaacgaggGCTTCCTGCCCGAGGCTGACAGCAAGGGCTGCAGAG ACATTAATGAGTGCCAGGACAACCGTCTGTGTGCTAATGGCCACTGCGTGAACACGGAGGGCTCCTTCCAGTGCCAGTGTTACCCTGGATACCAGCCCACCCAGGAGGGCAGCCACTGTGAGG ATATTAATGAGTGTGAGCGTTCCTCCAACTGCCAGAGGGGGCGCTGTATCAACACCATGGGCTCCTACCGCTGTGAGTGCCAGAAAGGATACATGCTAGTCAGTGGACGTCGATGCCAAG ACATAGATGAGTGTGAGGTGGACAGGAGACTTTGCCAGCCCAATGGTGCATGTGAGAACAGGCAAGggggatatgtgtgtgtttgcaacgATGGCTTCATTCTGTCTGAAGACAAGCACAGCtgtgagg AGGTGGAGCTGGACCCCAACAATAAGAAGGAGTGTTACCTGAACCTGGATGACACCGTGTTCTGTGACAGTGTGCTGGCCACCAACGTCACCAAGCAGGAGTGCTGCTGCTCCGTGGGCGTGGGCTGGGGCGACCACTGTGAGATCTACCCCTGCCCCGTCTACCACTCCG cGGAGTACCACTCACTGTGTCCAGTGGGACGAGGCTTTTACCATGAGGAGGGCCTGACAGAGTATGGCTTACCAGTCCATagag ATATAGACGAATGTGTGTTATTTGCTAATGAGATCTGCAAGGAGGGGCGATGCATGAACACACAGCCAGGATTCGAGTGTTACTGTCAGCAGGGCTTTTACTACGACAGTAACCTCCTCGAGTGtatag ATGTGGATGAGTGTCATGACGAGTCTCTCTGCACTAATGGTCACTGTGTCAACACGCGTGGATCTTTCTACTGCACCTGTAACGCCCCCTGGACCCCAGACGCTACCAGCAAGAAGTGTGTGTTCCCCACAATCacag gtATAAATGAATGCCAGGATCCATCTAACTGTAAGAATGGGCACTGTGTCGACACTCAGGACTCCTACTATTGTATCTGCACCCTTCCCTGGACCCTGGCCACCGACCGCAATAGCTGTGTCACACCAGAGGAACAGGCCG taatgtctgtggtgaCCCTTTCAGATGTGAATGAATGTCTGGACCCGTCGTACTGCAGGAACGGGCGGTGTGTCAACACACCCGGCTCCTTCCACTGCATCTGTGCTCAGCCGCTCACCTTCAGCGCGGCCCTCAAGCAGTGCGTCTACGACG ACCGCACGGCCGCACACAAGGACGTGTGTTTCCAGGAGGTGGACGAGGATCTCATGTGCAGTATGCCACTAAACGATCTGACGGTCACCTACTCTGAGTGCTGTTGTCACTACGGCCGCGGCTGGGGCCCCGAGTGTCGTACCTGCCCACAGAGGAACTCAG TCATCTTTAACAGGCTGTGTGAGATGCACCTGGATACGGAGTCAGACGGAGACGGAGACTTTTTAGCTGCATTCTCCAATTACAACCCAG agcGTGACAGCTCAGAGGAAGACTCAGATGAATGTAGCTGTGCTAATGGCCGCTGTGTACGCTCGTACCTGGGTACCATGTGTGAGTGTAACCCTGGTTTCAGACTGGACCATTCACGAACGCGCTGTATAg ATATAGacgagtgtgtggagaggggtGTGCGCTCCAGTCCCTGTAAGCACGCACGGTGTGTCAACACGATTGGCTCCTTCAAGTGTACCTGCAAACACGGCTTTGTGCCCGCACGCAGACCCAACACGTGTGTGCCTGCACGGGCATCATAA